A portion of the Pleuronectes platessa chromosome 15, fPlePla1.1, whole genome shotgun sequence genome contains these proteins:
- the LOC128456655 gene encoding uncharacterized protein LOC128456655, producing the protein MKTQKQNQRNTEVQSTLLFPITPQGGNSVPPVVKHPVPLAPILSDRACAVILGRAQLVRAPKDRLCQTELHSPLTLRLESWKACTASEWVLRTLAKGYRLQFATMPPRFPGLVSSRAQGESARVLREEISALLNKRAIRIVPHSQGLAGFYSRYFLVPKKGGTSLRPIMDLRILNSYLRRYKFRMLTHSTLIRLIRPGDWFTSIDLKDAYFHIPIYPPHRKYLRFAFQDTVYEYLVLPFGLSLSPRVFVKCVDAAIAPLRERGIRVATYLDDWLLLARSEQEAAAHTSIVLTHLADLGFVVNREKSVLTPSQEIAFLGLTLNSLTYTARLSAERVHTFRSTLSHFAITRRVTYGLCLRLLGLMASTILVVRLGRLYMRDFQRWVASLRLDPVRHRRRSVTACASCALALLPWQRPSMLTAGVRMGAISARKVVTTDASLSGWGGLFEGRSANGMWSTDLKHAHINYLELMAVFLTLKHFLPFLRGHHVLVRTDNTTTVAYINRQGGLRSLQLHTLARRLILWGEEHLLSVRATHVPGIQNVGADLLSRGNPLYAEWKLHPAVVAQIWSHFGRATVDLFASRGNTQCPLFFSLHDQSAPLGLDAFAHEWPRVLLYAFPPLALIPPTLLRVRENRLSLILIAPHWPSMHWLAEVRQLLHGHPWPLPLRRDLLSQACGQIFHPHPERLALWAWPDLIDQKRAFSTVKVYLAAISACHVGFDGKPVGQHPLVCRFMKGARRLLPVSKTMSPSWDLTVVLGALSSHPFEPLDNVDMKTLSLKVALLLALATAKRVSDIHALSVHPACMRFTPGNLGVTLRPNPAFVPKVVKPCSPVELSAFQPPPYGSAEQQRLHMLCPVRALHTYVERTRSFRKGDQLFVSWAKPHWGKPVTKQRLSHWIVDAIALAYSSSGLQVPTGLRAHSTRGLTTSWALFKGVSIQDICAAASWSSPLTFARYYRLDVTSPGLTHAVLSVGSNVDLTFK; encoded by the exons atgaaaacacaaaaacaaaaccaaagaaaCACAGAGGTGCAGAGCACACTGTTGTTCCCCATAACACCACAAGGGGGAAACAGCGTCCCACCTGTGGTGAAACATCCCGTTCCGCTCGCTCCGATCCTATCAGACCGCGCATGCGCAGTGATACTCGGAAGAGCGCAGCTGGTACGGGCCCCCAAAGATCGTCTGTGTCAGACAGAGCTTCACTCACCCCTAACTTTGAGGCTAGAGAGTTGGAAAGCATGCACAGCGTCAGAATGGGTATTGAGAACACTGGCCAAAGGCTACAGGCTTCAATTCGCCACAATGCCCCCCCGTTTTCCCGGCCTCGTCTCTTCCCGTGCGCAGGGAGAGTCGGCCCGGGTGTTACGGGAAGAAATATCAGCTCTATTAAACAAAAGAGCCATACGAATAGTGCCACACAGTCAGGGACTGGCGGGTTTCTATTCGAGGTATTTCCTGGTCCCAAAGAAAGGGGGGACCTCATTACGTCCCATCATGGACCTTCGCATTTTGAACTCGTATCTCAGGAGATACAAGTTTCGCATGCTGACACACTCAACGCTGATACGTTTGATCCGACCGGGGGACTGGTTCACATCAATCGATCTGAAAGACGCGTATTTTCACATTCCCATTTATCCTCCGCACAGGAAATATCTGAGGTTCGCTTTTCAGGACACAGTGTACGAGTACCTGGTACTCCCATTTGGCCTGTCACTGAGCCCGAGGGTCTTTGTAAAATGTGTCGACGCCGCTATAGCCCCCCTCAGGGAGCGGGGTATACGCGTGGCCACTTATCTGGACGACTGGCTGCTGCTGGCGCGCTCAGAGCAAGAGGCTGCGGCGCACACGAGCATTGTACTGACACACCTGGCCGATCTCGGTTTTGTGGTGAACAGGGAAAAGAGTGTGTTAACGCCGAGTCAGGAAATTGCCTTTCTGGGTCTCACGTTAAATTCACTAACCTACACGGCTCGCCTGTCAGCCGAGAGAGTGCACACTTTCAGGTCCACTCTCTCTCATTTTGCCATAACACGTCGGGTCACGTACGGACTGTGCCTCAGGTTATTGGGACTGATGGCCTCAACAATATTGGTGGTGAGGCTGGGCAGGCTGTACATGAGAGATTTTCAGCGCTGGGTGGCTTCTCTCAGACTGGATCCTGTGCGCCACAGACGCCGCAGTGTGACGGCTTGCGCGTCCTGCGCCCTCGCGCTGCTACCATGGCAACGCCCGTCTATGTTGACAGCGGGGGTGCGCATGGGCGCAATATCTGCCAGAAAAGTGGTCACAACGGACGCCAGCCTGTCAGGCTGGGGCGGTCTGTTCGAGGGCAGATCCGCGAATGGGATGTGGAGCACGGATCTCAAACATGCCCATATAAATTATCTGGAGTTGATGGCAGTGTTTCTGACGCTGAAACATTTTCTGCCGTTCCTCCGGGGACATCATGTGTTAGTGAGGACGGACAATACGACCACGGTGGCGTATATCAATCGTCAGGGGGGTCTACGTTCCCTACAGTTACACACTCTTGCACGCAGACTGATATTATGGGGCGAGGAGCATCTCCTCTCAGTGAGAGCGACCCACGTTCCCGGAATTCAGAATGTGGGTGCGGACCTTTTGTCCAGGGGAAATCCTCTCTATGCGGAGTGGAAACTTCACCCGGCTGTAGTAGCTCAGATTTGGTCACATTTCGGCCGCGCAACAGTGGATCTGTTTGCGTCGAGGGGGAACACACAGTGCCCACTGTTCTTCTCCCTGCACGACCAGAGCGCACCGCTGGGGCTGGATGCGTTCGCTCACGAGTGGCCGCGCGTCCTGCTTTACGCTTTTCCACCTCTGGCTCTGATTCCCCCGACACTGCTCAGGGTGCGGGAGAATCGTCTGTCACTAATTTTGATCGCTCCTCACTGGCCGTCCATGCACTGGCTGGCGGAAGTGAGACAGCTCCTCCACGGTCACCCATGGCCTCTCCCGCTGCGCAGGGACCTGCTCTCCCAGGCGTGCGGACAGATATTTCACCCTCATCCGGAGCGCCTCGCCCTGTGGGCTTGGCCC GACTTGATTGATCAAAAGAGGGCATTTTCTACTGTCAAAGTTTACTTGGCAGCTATTTCTGCTTGCCATGTTGGATTTGATGGGAAACCAGTGGGCCAACACCCCCTGGTTTGTCGTTTTATGAAGGGTGCACGGAGGTTGCTGCCCGTCTCTAAGACTATGTCACCATCATGGGATCTAACAGTGGTGCTTGGAGCCCTCTCTAGTCATCCTTTTGAACCATTGGATAACGTGGACATGAAAACGTTATCCTTGAAGGTGGCTCTGTTATTGGCTTTGGCTACAGCTAAACGTGTAAGTGATATTCACGCTTTATCTGTACATCCGGCATGTATGCGGTTCACCCCGGGGAACCTTGGGGTGACGCTGAGACCGAATCCTGCATTTGTTCCAAAGGTTGTTAAACCATGCTCCCCAGTGGAACTGTCAGCTTTTCAGCCACCTCCCTATGGTTCTGCAGAACAGCAGCGGTTACACATGCTGTGCCCTGTCCGTGCCTTACACACATATGTGGAAAGGACAAGGAGCTTTAGAAAAGGGGATCAGTTGTTTGTGTCCTGGGCTAAGCCCCACTGGGGCAAACCtgtcaccaaacaaagactcTCTCACTGGATAGTGGACGCCATTGCATTGGCCTACTCCAGCTCAGGCCTTCAGGTTCCGACTGGTTTACGGGCACATTCTACTAGAGGTCTCACGACCTCTTGGGCCCTGTTCAAGGGAGTCTCTATCCAAGACATCTGCGCTGCAGCTAGCTGGTCTTCTCCCCTCACATTTGCGAGGTACTACAGGTTGGATGTCACATCCCCTGGCCTGACCCACGCTGTCTTGAGCGTGGGCTCCAATGTGGATCTCACTTTTAAGTGA